In Allomuricauda ruestringensis DSM 13258, the following proteins share a genomic window:
- the galK gene encoding galactokinase, translated as MIERYIFSNRLKTDITVTSPGRINIIGEHTDYNNGYVLPGAIDKTITFKLGKNNTEKCCRIYSKGFGDILEFDLDSITKKPEGWENYVLGVIHEILQRTHKLKGFDCTIESHLPVGSGVSSSAALECGLAFGLNTLFELGLTKWEIIELSQTAEHEFVGTKCGIMDQFASVMGKKDHVMFLDCMTLDFEYIPMDIEPYRILLLNTNVAHNLASSAYNIRRSQCEKGLAVLRKNFGKDITFRNVTTTMLHQCKEELGETIFNRCSYVIEENLRVFKAVTALKEKNLIKFGQLLYQTHEGLRHKYEVSCPELDFLVDFAKDKTDVLGARMMGGGFGGCTLNIVHEEAIDDFIKEAGSVYHERFSNTLTFFQTVPSQGTTISSENVR; from the coding sequence TTGATAGAAAGATATATATTCTCGAATCGGCTAAAAACCGACATAACGGTCACATCCCCCGGAAGAATCAACATCATAGGAGAACATACGGATTACAACAACGGTTATGTACTGCCTGGTGCAATCGATAAAACCATTACTTTTAAATTAGGGAAGAACAACACTGAAAAATGTTGTAGAATTTACAGCAAGGGTTTTGGTGATATACTTGAATTTGACTTGGATTCGATTACCAAGAAACCCGAGGGATGGGAAAATTATGTGCTTGGGGTAATTCATGAAATTTTACAACGAACCCATAAGTTAAAAGGCTTTGACTGCACCATTGAAAGCCACCTACCTGTTGGATCGGGAGTAAGTTCTTCCGCTGCCCTGGAATGTGGTCTTGCCTTTGGATTAAATACCCTTTTTGAACTTGGCCTTACAAAATGGGAAATAATTGAATTATCCCAAACAGCGGAACACGAATTTGTGGGCACCAAATGTGGTATCATGGATCAGTTTGCCTCGGTAATGGGCAAAAAGGACCATGTAATGTTTTTGGATTGCATGACATTGGATTTTGAATATATCCCCATGGATATAGAACCTTACCGTATTCTATTGTTGAATACCAATGTTGCCCATAATTTGGCATCTAGCGCATATAATATTCGGAGAAGCCAATGTGAAAAAGGTTTGGCCGTACTTCGGAAAAACTTTGGCAAAGACATTACCTTTAGGAATGTCACCACAACAATGCTCCATCAATGCAAAGAGGAACTGGGTGAAACCATTTTCAATAGGTGTAGTTATGTAATCGAAGAAAATTTAAGAGTTTTTAAGGCCGTAACGGCCTTAAAAGAAAAGAACCTTATAAAATTTGGTCAATTATTGTACCAGACCCATGAGGGATTGCGCCATAAATACGAAGTAAGTTGTCCTGAGCTTGATTTCCTTGTCGATTTTGCAAAAGATAAAACTGATGTACTTGGCGCCCGAATGATGGGAGGCGGATTCGGAGGCTGTACCCTTAACATTGTACATGAAGAAGCTATCGATGATTTTATAAAAGAAGCGGGCTCAGTTTACCACGAGCGGTTTTCCAACACATTGACTTTTTTCCAAACTGTTCCAAGCCAAGGGACCACCATCTCAAGTGAGAATGTGCGTTGA